The following DNA comes from Mucisphaera calidilacus.
CAACCAGCGGGTCGGACGGTACCGCCGCGAGCGGCAGCGCCAGCAGCGGGACCACACTCGTCCGAACGATTCGGGCGACAGACCGTTGACGCTGATAGACCTCGCGCCACGGCTCCAGTGACGACTCGATCTCGCCGGGCAGTCGTCGATCGTGCGGAGCACTCAGGGACGGGTTGTCAGTTCGTTCAACGTCCATCGTTTCCATCCCAGGCAGGACCCGTCAGCGTCCTCCCACACGGCAACCAACGCAGACACCCTCGAATCAATCGGATAAGGCATGTCCCCGGCAGACACGCCGTCCGACCTGTTCTCACGCCCGGTCGGAACGTTCCATCGCAGCACCGTTTCAGTCGACAAGGCCGAACCCGATTCTAGCGAGTCAGCCAGCGCGTACGTCTGCTCCGCACGCACCGGCCAGTCATGAAACGCCATCGATGACGCGCCCGGCACAAAAACCACCTGCTCCACGAGCAATAGCCTCAGCCTACCCCTGTCCGGTCGCGCTGACCGATCCAGTTCGACCTCAAAATCAAGCGCCTCCGGCCTGCTCGCGGCCTTGACCGCCAGCCAACTCAGGTCGTCCTGCTCCTGAGGCGCCTCGGCCCGCACCACTTCCGCAACGAGCTGTTCCAGCCACGCCTCACCACCGCGGTCTGCCGAGATCGCCACGGGTCGGCCATTGATGAATACCTGGGGTCCCTCGGCATCACCCGGACGATCCGCACGACCAACCGACGCCGGACTAATCAGTGGCGGCTCGAAGTGATAAGCCACCAGTCCGAACTGCGAGAACATCTGGCTCAGCGCCGACCAGCCCGCGAGCACCGGCTCTGACTCCGCCGCAGCCGCATCGATGAACAACTCAATCAGAGGCCGTGCCGACACGGACAGCCGCTGCGCCGACGCCGGTCGCCTCCCGATGGTCTCGACCTGACCCTCGAGCAGCATCCGCATCTGGTGCGCGGTCAGACGCTCGTGCAACGCCGGGTCACCCTTCAGCCGCCGGAGCCCGTTGTACGCGCCGATCGGCGCTTCATCGGCCACCGCGCTCTGCGCGTAGCGCGACCACGCACGGACCGGCTGATCGGTCACCTCGTACAGGCGGCCCAACCACAGGTTGATAAAGGGGTCCTGTGGCAGGCCGAACCGTGCCGCGATGAGCTGACGCCGGGCGCTCTCGTAATCCCGACGCAGCAGAGCGATCAGCCCTCGTCGGGCCAGCACGTGGTGTACCGCGACACCGTCCAGATCGTCCCTCGTCCACGCCGCCGCCACCTCCAGCGCAGCCTCCGCCACGTCGTAAGCTCGTTCGGTCTCTCGGTCGAGTGCGATCGCGTCATCCGCCGCACGCACCAGCGCCATCGCCCGCCCGTTCACGGGCAGCGACGAGCCGAGCAGCGTGAAGGCACGCCGCGCAGCCGCAACATCCATCGGCCTCGCGTCGAGACGCATCCGGACCAGGGTCCTGCACGCCTGCTTGACCTCCGACTCGGGCAACCCGTTGCGGATCACCGCCTCGACCGCATCCGCATCGGCCCGCGATCGTGCCGCAAGATAAGCCTGCACAGCACCCGACGTCTCCGCCCGCGCACGCGGGATCAGAACCAGACGCTGGTTCGGCACGTCGATCACCAGGTCCATCTTCAGCAGCAGATCGGTGCCGAGATTGATGTCCGGCTTCGGGTCAGGCAGCACCGAGAAATCACTCGGCTCCAGCACCACGTAACGCGACAGGTTGATCCCCCCGACACTGACACGCTCCAGCTGACCATCCGGAACCCCCAGACGCTCCGCCGTGTTCACGTCGATGCGGCTGTTCCGTTCGCCGCTCGCCAACCGGATACGCAGTGACTCATCCCCGGGCCCCCGCGCCGTGATCCAGTAGCCGTAGCCCCGCGCCTCGAAATCGATCGCCGCGGAGGCCGCTCCCGCCTGCAAAGCACGCTCGAACACCTCAGCGCCCTGCCCGTGGACGATCTCCCCGGACACCAGCGAGAGACTTGTTACGCCACGAAACGCCGGCAGGCCCAGCACCGCCGCCGCGGGTATCTCGTCAAGCTCATGAGCGTTCTCGCTGCTGAAGGTCTCAATGGGCTCGAGCTCCACGGGAACCGCCGTGGTCGACGGCCACGAGAGATTCTGGCCCGGAAACGAGATCGCGACCTCCCCGGTGCCCGTCATCCCCAACGCCGCCGCGATCCGAGGATGGATCAACGCCGGCGCCCGCACGCCCACGTCAATCACCGCGTGGCTAGGGATACGCACGTCATCGACCCGCAATTCCACCAGCACGCAGCCCATGCCGTCGATGGTCCTGATCACCAGACGCTCGGCCTGGGCCAACGCGGCCGACGGCAACACGCACAACACCAGACACACCACTCGCCACGCACACCACCGCCCGCTCCGAGATAGACGCTGCTTTGCCATCGACAGCCAGTCTAAACGTGTTCGTCGAACCGTTCTGCCGCACCCAGCCAAACGCCCGCAGACAACGAAAAACCGGCAGACTTTAACCCCTTGCGCTTTGCCTGCCTTCACTCACGCGAACAGCCCGAACGCACGGCAACGGATGTGTTCAACGTTTCTTGACTATAGGACCTTCCCCACCGATCTACGGACCTGTATACGGGAGCACGAGAAATGGCATCAAAACACCGAAAGATCTTATTAGCCGAGGATAACGCCGATCACCAGCAGGTGCTGCTGCGGGCATTGACCCGTGATCGCGACTATATCCAGATGACCGTCGTCTCGAACGGTCAACAGCTACTAGCCGCCGCTCAACAAGAGGCCTTCGACTGCATCCTGATCGACTTCAACCTCGATCAGTGCTCCGCACCCGACGTAATCCCGCGACTCAACCAGCTCCAGGACCGCGTGCCCAAGATCGTGCTCTCGGCCAGCGATGATCAGCGTATCGTCGTCGAATCGATGCGCTGCGGCGTTAGCGACTTCCTGAACAAGGTCGAGGCGATCGAGCCCGGCGTGCTCTGGAGACGCGTCGAGAAGGCGATCGACGAAGCCGAACACCAGCAACGCGAACGACGAAAGGCCAACAGACGCCTCAGGATGCTCCGCAAGGAAGCCGAACTCGACGCCCTGACCGGACTCTACAACCGCAGGTTTACCGAGCGCTTCCTCAGCAAGGACCGACGCGGACAGGACCGCAGGGCCAACGCCTGCGTCGTGATGATCGACCTCGATAACTTCAAGACCATCAACGACACACTCGGTCACGACGCGGGCGACTCCGCCATCAGGCAGGCGGCTCGGATCATCAGAGAGCACACCCAGCCCAACGATATCGCCGCTCGTTGGGGCGGCGAAGAGTTCCTCGTCATCCGCTACGCACCCAGCCTCACCGATTCGTGGATCTGGGCCGACGAGCTGAGGCGAAAGATCAAGGACAAGATCGTCCTGCCGGCCCCCGCCAACGGGCTGACCGCGAGCATCGGCGTCGACTTCATCCCGACCTCCGACCTCTGCGAAGAAACCATCTCACGCGCCGACCGTGCGATGTATCACGCCAAAGACCACGGCCGTGACCGCGTCTCCACCTGGGCTATGGCCGTGACCGCATCCGAGGCCATGACCATCCAGTCGTACCCCAACCAGACCCCCAGGTCGCGCCTGCTCATGCTCCGCGACCGACTCCACGACTCACTCGGCGAGACCCAACTCGATCACACCGGGCTCCACGGACACCGTGTTCGGCAGATGGTCGAACGCATCGCGAGCCCCTTGATCACCGATCCCGCGATCGCCGAGGACCTCGCCCTCGCCGCCGAGTTCCACGACATCGGCAAGCTGGGCATCCCCGAAGAGCTTCTCGCCCTGCCGCGAGGCCTCACCGATGGCGAGCGAAGACTGATCAACGAGCACGGCCGCTTCGGGAGCGAACTGCTCGA
Coding sequences within:
- a CDS encoding diguanylate cyclase, with amino-acid sequence MASKHRKILLAEDNADHQQVLLRALTRDRDYIQMTVVSNGQQLLAAAQQEAFDCILIDFNLDQCSAPDVIPRLNQLQDRVPKIVLSASDDQRIVVESMRCGVSDFLNKVEAIEPGVLWRRVEKAIDEAEHQQRERRKANRRLRMLRKEAELDALTGLYNRRFTERFLSKDRRGQDRRANACVVMIDLDNFKTINDTLGHDAGDSAIRQAARIIREHTQPNDIAARWGGEEFLVIRYAPSLTDSWIWADELRRKIKDKIVLPAPANGLTASIGVDFIPTSDLCEETISRADRAMYHAKDHGRDRVSTWAMAVTASEAMTIQSYPNQTPRSRLLMLRDRLHDSLGETQLDHTGLHGHRVRQMVERIASPLITDPAIAEDLALAAEFHDIGKLGIPEELLALPRGLTDGERRLINEHGRFGSELLEICGASERAVRAVARHHESFVDAVTTSISTNRSPSLGGIIGVCDAVVTMLSGRPYAQAKTPVEVITELKEHRGEQFDPIIVDAIRLFNHQMPLAA